Part of the Lolium rigidum isolate FL_2022 chromosome 6, APGP_CSIRO_Lrig_0.1, whole genome shotgun sequence genome, ctcgatgagcgcgcattgttgatcggccgtctcgtccgggtacggctcatcgtcgtcggaccactcgaactcgtcgtcgtcgtcctccacctcggtctcctcctcttccgcctcggcctcctcctcctcctccacatccattggcgcctccatcatcgccgccgccaacgcgtcggcctccgccgccaactcgtccgctcgcctcccccagatcgccgccagcgccgccttccGCTGCTAACGCTCCTCtgccgccagctgctgctggcgctcgatcgactcccgccgccggcactcgatcgcctcccgccgttcacgtacagcgcctcccgctcctcgcgctggcggcggcgctcaTCAACCCACCGCCGGCTCATCTCCTCTGTCCGGCGCTGTCACGCCTCTTCTGCCgttgaggcgtcgaacgccgcaacgtgtCTGCCAGCGCCTCctcgtgccacgctgctgccgccgcggccttgtCAGCTGCGGGTCCAGGGGCGTTGAACGCCGCTACATCCGCCGCGTGCACCGCtcacgctgctggcgggcctgctgctcgagtgcctcccgctgctgacgacGATGTGCACGCCAGTTCtccatccctcgccgccgccgctcttcccgggcGGCGACATCGATGCCGAACTGCGAgtccggtggtggaggaggtgctggaggagacgacggtggagggaactggccatcgccggggcggctCGTAATTgcgcactggtggtggaggagacggtggtggagcgacgaggactgtgtttgtggcggagaaaggggtgccggcggctgtggtggctgccattaagccgggagggccttttatagacgccagcgtcgggaagaaagcgcgggaagaggcgagaagaagcgggaagaaagcgcgggaacgggcggtggtgtGCGaaagccggcgacgcgtggaggctcggcagcaccgacgagacgtctcgcctgcccctccgtcaccattagggcatctccaacggggcgacgcaaacggacgttttttgtccgtttgcgtctgcgcggacaaaAAACGCGCTCCAGCGGCTAGACCTAAAACATCCGGAGCgtccgtcctgacgcaaacgtggaccaaatatgcgccaggtctgTGCGGACGcgttcgcgcgtccgtttgtgtccggttggactgcatgcagccctctctcCTCCTTTATTCACGCATGCGGTCATTCCTAGCCACACAAATAgaatctctccctctctctcctctctaatcacacatgcggtcaaataaatgcgtCCCTGCCGCTGGAGAAAGGGCAAACGCATGCGGACATGCGGACGTTTTTTGTGTCCGTCCCCGACGGAAACGGACATAAAtatgcgtcgcaccgttggagatgcccttaaggcaaagatgccgtcgtgtgtcgctgcgcgcgaataacttccgccgcgaggtaggcgacggttaggtccaaacttgaatgagtcgatgacgcgtcgggcccgcgtcgcttcgcctcgcttttcgttgtgtccgacgtgACCGGTGcgtccctgtgggacggggacgggctcggggcgctgaacaccgtatcgggccgccccggacaaaattcggctttggggacgcggctggaacgggttttttgtccggcgcacccaaaatagctttgggggacgcgactggagatgctctaagtagagGAAATGGATGATCCTCTATATTTAAATGGCGTTTAGATGAGCCACTGAAAACATTTTTTCAGCTAATGGTCATCTAtacatatttagaggatcatatagaGGAGCCACTAGAGATACTCTTAGTCTCATCATTCAGTGACTCTCAGGGTTTTTTCAAGTCAGAACGTTTTTCACTATTTACATGATCCTTCAGATTGTATGGACACTGATGTGTCACAAATGAAAACAATCCAAATTTTACCATAAGAAGATGAAATGAGCTATCTAGAATCTCCTGTCTGCTATTAGACTGAGGGcatatttggattgcatgattttcAAATCGAAGGAAtaggaaaaaaaaaaacagaattgagatgttttgtatttcaaaataCTACATGATTTTAAAACACATAAATTTTGCAAGAGTTGCTTTTGGATGGTGCGCAGGAAACAAACAtggtactccctctgtttttatATATAAGGCCACTAACTATTCTGAGCTAAAACTTTGACTAGCAACTTTATTAATAGAAAGCAAGTTAAATAACGCAAAAAAAAGTATCATTGGAAACACCTTTAAATACGAATCCAATGGTATTCAGTGACTCTCCATGATAGTGCAAATACAAATAATTTATATATGGTGACTCTCCAAAATACGAATTTAATGGTAtacttttggtgacatataaCTCATATTAGGTTAGTTAAATTATTAGTCAAAGCTACCTCAAAGCGCCAAACTACATGGCAAACTTATATATAAAAAGGAGGGAATAATATtgttccctccgattcatattacttgccactagtatTGATGTATTTagaactaaaatgtatctagatacatctacacTAGAAATCAACTAATATGGATTAGAGGGAGTACAATATTAAATATTAATGAGAGAGTAGATAATGCATTGAACTTttcaaagagaaaataaaataagGTTTTAGATCATGTTCTTATGAAATGGAGAGCATAGAAATAGATTACATAGAAATTTCATCgattcaatatgcaaatgcaatcTATAGAAAAACAAATTCTACGGGTTGAAATTCTGTAGAATTCCTTCAATGCGGGCCTGAAATGTTTGCAGGTTAACATTGCTTTTAAACCTGGTAAACGTGCCCCAAATTTCTATCGTAGTCCACAAAATAACACAATGCAGATTCAGGGTTTGACACCGTCAGTTCAGCTCACATAGTAACCGCCGCGCCAACAAAGAGAGAGGGGTCCTGACCTGACTCCTGAGTCCTGACCGTCAGACAAATCTGAAAATCCAACCGGAGACCCCAAGAAATGGAAGCCGCCGGCTCACCcacgctgccgccggcgccgcacCCGCTGGTTGCGCCGCTGTCGTTCCTGCTGGGCAAGTGGCGCGGGGAAGGCGAGGGGACCTTCCCGACCATCGCCCCtttccgctacggcgaggagatcCTCTTCTCCCACCACCCCTCCAAGGTATGCCGTACGCACATCCCATATGTGTCCCTCCCCTCTCCATCGCAAACATCTTCTCTTTGGCTAGCCGATTCTTAGAGCTTTGCATGCCTTTGCCGGGCTCGGCGTGGGTGGGTGCGCGCAGCCGGTGATCTCGTACACGCAGAAGACGTGGAAGGCGGCGTCCGGCGAGCCGATGCACGCCGAGAGTGGGTACTGGCGCCTGCGCCCCGACGGCTCCGTCGAGGTGGTCATCGCCCAGAGCACAGGCCTCGCCGAGGTCCAGGTGCGTCCCTACTTCCTGAACATGCTCAGGCTCTGTTTACTGTCTGCATAGCGCAGTTTACCTGGTTCTGAATATTCTGAACTGGATACTGAACCACAGTTTAGCTTAGCTGCTTGCACCAGATATATAGGCAGATTTTAAGTATCCTTTTTAGCTGATCTACTAAGGTGTGCAACGAAGAGACAGAAAAGCTTTGATCTCATTGAAATTTATCGTGGTTTATGTGGAATCTGAATTTGGTAACTTCGAAATCAGACACCTAAAGTACAACACTTGTGTGATTAAGATATCCAACAGTAAGGTGAACTTCCCTACGATAAAGTACTACACTTACTGTGATATTCTCTTTCTCAAGTTCATTGCACAATTGTAGTCCCTTCCTCGTTGTTTATTTCTAATTAAACAGCTGATACTAGAAAATACCAAGAACCAACCCTCGAAGCTTGTTGGTAAATGGAGATCACATATATCCAAATAATAGCTGTCCTCTTTTAGGTCGCTTATAGTGCCAAAAGGTTGCCTTGGGCGGATAGGTTATTGTAGGAACCAATATTCATCGCACCATGTGATTCCTCTATCACTATGCAAAGAGGTCTTAATTTGTAAGGAATGAATAAATTGATGTGTTAGTttacttatttatattccttcacCTTTTCTAAACTGTAGTGTTGATGTATTGACATGACTTTGCTTCTAAAATATGCAGAAGGGTTCATATGATGCTGAAAAGAAAACAGTGACACTCCAAAGCGAACTTGTTGGCAATGCATCAAAGGTACTAATCAGAATTCTCTTGCTGGGTCTATTTTGAGTTCTTTATTGATTTTCGGATGGTTAATTTTGATTTGATTGTGTGATGATACTTCTAGTATGCTGAGGCATGCCTAATTGCAGCATTTAATTACCTTAAAAGAGCTGCAGCACTAAGATTTTGTTTTCGTTTCATCCTCCaagcaaatataaaaaaaaaattgctcTTCGGTGATCAACTCTATCCATATTGTGCGGTATCATTTGTCCAAAGTGCTTAGGCACTTTCTGTTAATTAGTATGAATCTGAATTGGATGGGCTGATGTTGTTCACCTGTTCAGGTGATAACTCACGATATACAAAGGTTTTATCTTGTCTTTGGAGGAGCTAATATTTTATTTTTGCACCCAGCAATCTGTATTTAACAAAATGACAAGGAAAGCAATACACTGCTCTCATCTCAGTTGTCCCATTTGTTTAAAGTTCAAAAGTAAGTCTGTCTTGTTGTTGCTGACCTTCATAGGAGGTGACACCTTCAAGGTTATGTACTAGTAGCTTACATTCTTGCAGCTCCCTGTCACCGATGTCGATGTGTgtataacttgatcgcatcgattTCCAACATGAAAATTGCAGTCTAAAATTTTTGTGTAATCTCGTCAGGTGAAGCAGATCGCTAGGTCATTTCAGGTGGTGAACGGGGAGCTATCTTACATCGTTCAGATGGCAACAATCACAAACAGTCTACAGCCACATCTGAAAGCCCTTCTCAAAATGATATGAACAACTTTCTCGACAGGAATTGCAAAGGCAGCATAGGGACCGTTGAAGAGAGAAATTTGTTTTGTACTTTTGTCCATTATTAGAACTCAACAAGCTTGTTTGTATCATCTATATAAGAAAAATAGCTGCATCCCCCAATGTGTACAATATTCAGGATAATTTTGATGAGGCCAGTTGTTTGACTAGCATCAAACTCACATAAACGAGGATACGCACTCCAAACCGAGGAATGAGGGGCCTGTTTCGGCCGAATTTGGGGTATTTGGTTGTCCCTGCTCTGAGTTGGTTGTGCATTGTATGCTTCTCAGTCTCTCAGAGCAGCTATGAGTTGGTTGTGCAttgtatgctttttttttttaacaaagggATGGGTCTAGAACAACCCCGATGCAACTCCATTAGAACCACACGTGGCGGGTACATTTTACATAGAAGCCCTTTGGCATCACTCGTACAAAGAACCTAAAATTTGAAGAAAGGGCCTCCAACCTTACAAAAAACTCCCTCCCTAAAAGGATAAAAAAGCAATCAAGGACTCAGGCATCGCCGCCGAGCTATGTGGACAGCTTGCTCCGTTGGCCCCGAAGTACCTACACCGCTGGTCACCGCCGCACcatcggggacgaaccacttgaggGTGTAGCAGTGCCGAGCTCCAGCAGCTAGCACCAGAGAAAGCCTCCGACATGGAGGTTGAAAACAGGCCACCCTTCCGGCCAAGGATCATGTCGCCGAACTTGGACGCCATGTATTCCGCACAGGGAGAGCTTGACAGAGCATCTCCATAGCACCCCGCAGGCACAGCTCGAAGAAGAACACGGCAGTCGGGATTGCCACCATTGCATCCGCTCTCCCTACCACCACGGTAGGCAAGAGCAAGGCGCGACGCAACAGAAATCCTCCAGGGTCGACCTCGAGCCAGAAGAAGGGATCTCAAGAGCAGATTCAGAACCCAAGAGCTGCAACtcccctctccctcgccaccaaggccggccaagAGTGGAGTCAAAGCAGGACTCACC contains:
- the LOC124665530 gene encoding peroxynitrite isomerase Rv2717c-like — translated: MEAAGSPTLPPAPHPLVAPLSFLLGKWRGEGEGTFPTIAPFRYGEEILFSHHPSKPVISYTQKTWKAASGEPMHAESGYWRLRPDGSVEVVIAQSTGLAEVQKGSYDAEKKTVTLQSELVGNASKVKQIARSFQVVNGELSYIVQMATITNSLQPHLKALLKMI